The Bacteroidia bacterium genome includes a window with the following:
- a CDS encoding recombination protein O N-terminal domain-containing protein, with the protein MFQRTSGFILRVTAYQDNSQILSVFTKEFGICSFILKRSQSFRANKSALLLLLNQVEIIYLHKEKRDVQLVTEINLLRYYQTFYLETTRAIYLQLWVEVLRSVLLDFGYQPEIYQWLGQFLHQLDELSDTIFERTIIGFAELAQLLGYLPDIDDTWGAQPIRLNEVLGIFEKTTPNNSEIVPILIINLILQHEKGTALTKIPKEYRQRMLQCWFKIFQIHISHFKPPISLTIWESIFKGIKE; encoded by the coding sequence GTGTTTCAAAGAACAAGCGGCTTTATTCTTAGGGTAACCGCGTATCAAGATAATAGTCAGATACTTAGTGTTTTTACGAAAGAGTTTGGAATCTGTTCTTTTATCCTTAAACGCTCTCAAAGTTTTCGTGCCAATAAAAGTGCGCTTTTACTGCTTTTAAATCAGGTAGAAATTATTTATCTTCATAAAGAGAAAAGAGACGTTCAATTAGTAACTGAAATCAATTTACTGCGTTATTATCAAACATTCTATTTGGAAACAACACGGGCAATTTACTTACAGTTGTGGGTTGAGGTGCTGCGAAGTGTTTTATTGGATTTCGGCTATCAACCGGAAATTTATCAATGGTTAGGCCAGTTTTTACACCAGTTAGATGAACTAAGCGACACTATTTTTGAAAGAACCATCATCGGTTTCGCTGAATTAGCACAACTCCTTGGGTATCTTCCTGATATTGATGACACTTGGGGGGCACAACCCATCCGCTTAAATGAAGTTTTAGGAATATTTGAAAAAACAACCCCTAATAACTCTGAAATTGTTCCAATACTTATCATAAATTTAATCTTACAACATGAAAAAGGTACGGCACTAACAAAAATTCCGAAAGAATATCGGCAGCGTATGCTACAATGTTGGTTCAAAATCTTTCAGATACATATTTCTCATTTCAAACCCCCAATTTCATTAACTATTTGGGAATCAATATTCAAGGGAATTAAAGAATAA